The Streptomyces sp. ICC1 DNA window CGGCCGAGGGCGCGGGCGCGGCGGACTTGTCGGCGGCACGGTCGGCGTCGGCGGCGGGCGCGTCCTGAGGACGCCCGCCGCCTTCGCCGGGCGCCGGGTCGTCGGCGGCGGGGCGGGCCGGATCGGCCGCCGGGGCGGAGGCCTTGACGGCGGGCGGGATGTCCTTCGTGATGTCGACGCCCTTGGGCGGGGCGTCCGGGCCGTGGGTACACAGACCGGCACCGGTCCGGTAGACGCCGGCGCACCGGTCGCCCTTCGGCGCGGGGGCGAGGCCGTCGTAGACCATGCCGCGCGCGCCCTCGTTGGCGGGCGCGGCGGCGAGGGGTTCGGGCTCCTGGTCCCGGGCGGGCGCGGCGGCCGGTGCGGCGGCCTCCGCCCCGGCTTGTACGGACACGGCCTGGGCCCCGTCGCCCAGTCCGGAGTAGGCGATGCCGGCGGCGATCACCGCCGCCGTGGCCATGGCGGCGGTGAGGAGTACCAACCGTCGCGGTTTGCGGCGGTGTTCATGCCGTCTGCGTCGTCCTGTCATGGGCACCTCAAAGCAATATCGGATGAGTGGGTGCGCGGAAGCCTGCCAGACGAATGCGGCGGAGAATTCGGACAAAGAGGGGCGCGCTTCGAGAAATCGTTCCGTTACCTGCGCGTCAGATCTGATGAACAATCAATACGCAAGGAAACAAAGGGAGTTACGCGCGTCGCGCATATTGGTCCAGGCCTTATCGAGGGGAGTCGTTATCGAATCGAGATAACAAGTGGAGTCCTGTTGACGGGAATTCAGTCAAGGATTCACCTAATTACTACCTGTCGAATTCCCTCCGTCACGACCCGTGAGGAAGGCGGTGCCCGGCCGGCCCTGCGCACACGGAGGCGTCCCCCACGGCCCGCTGACGGAGCGTCCGGACCGCGACGCCGTTCCTCCGCGCGGCCGCCCGCGTACTTCGCGGGCCGGCTGCGGACGAGGGCGGGAGGTGAGGTCCGGCCCGCCCGCAGCGGAACGGGCCGATCCGTCGACCGGCCTGCGCGGCGCTCAGATCCCGGCGGCCCGGACCGGACGTCGGAGCAGGTAGAGGGCAGCGGACGCGACGAGCACCGCCATGCACGCGATGAACACCAGCCCCGCGCCCTCCAGTCCGAGCGGCCCCACGAGCAACCCCACGCCGATCACCGGCACCGAGATGCCGGTGTACGCCACCACGAAGAGCGTGGAGATCACGGACGCCCGCCGGTCCGCGGGAGACGCCGCGGCCACCGCGGACAGCGCCCCGCGGAACGCCAGTCCCTGCCCGAGTCCGCCGACCACGGCACTGAGCACCACCAGCGGCAGCAGGTCCCGCCACAGCGCGCCCGCGAGCAGCGCCAGGCCGGCGAAGAGCCCGGCGCACCCCAGCGGCAGCGAGCGCCCCACCCCGACCCGGCCGACCGCCAGCTGCCCGGCGGTCGAGGCGAAGAAGGCCATCGCGACCACCAGCCCGCTGACGGCGTGGTTGTGCACGTCCAGGGACTGTGCGAGGAACGCCGGGCTGACGGACGTGAACACCCCGAACAGCGCGAACCCCACGAACGAGGCGATCGCCGCCGGCCCGAACACCGCCCGCACCTGCGGGGGCAGGCCGGGCCGCTGCGGCCGTACGGTGCTCAGCGGCCGCAGCTCACGTACCGTCTCCGGCAGCCGCAGCAGGACCGCGGCCGAGCCGGCCACCAGCGCGATGTGCACGGCGAACGGCAGGTACAGCGGCCAGGGGGCGTACTGCGCGAGCACTCCGGCGAGCAGCGGACCGCAGCCCAGCCCACCCATGTTGGCGGCCGTCGCGACGAACGTGGCCCGCGAGGCGCCGCCGGCCGGTGCCAGCTCCATCACGTACGCCGTGGCGGCCCCGGTGAACAAGCCGGCGGACAGCCCCGACAGCAGCCGCCCCGCGTACAGCCAAGGCATCCCGTCGGCGCACAGGAAGCAGACGGCGCTCGCCGCCGCCAACCCCAGCCCCGCCAGCAGCACCGGCCGCCGGCCCACGGCGTCCGAGACATTGCCCGCCAGCAGCAGCACGCCGATGACCCCGAAGGCGTACACGGCGTACACCACGGTCACCGTCAGCTCGGAGAAGCCGAACTTCTCCTGGTAGAGCCCGTAGAGGGGGGTCGGCAGCGTGGTGCCGGCCATGCACACGGCGAACACCGCCCCGCTGAGGAAACACGCGCGCCACCCTCGGAGATCACCGTCCATGCCGCCGACGGTAAACCCGCGACGCGCCCCGGCCCCGGCCTGACGTGCCCGGCGCGCCGCCGCTCCCACCTGCGCAGCGCAGGATGCCGCTGGTCAGCGCGTGCCAGCAGGGACCGAACCGTCACGCGTGGCACCCTGTCGCCGTCCGCGGATCATGAGAAGGTGCGCTGCATGAGTCGGCGAGATGCCCGCAGAACCGTGGCGAAGCGTCGCCGCGACTCCCCACGGCGGAGCAGGGGCAGCTCATCAGCCGGTTCAACGACGCCACCACGAACCTGGGGTCGAAGGAACCCGGCATCGCGTTCGGGGGGATCGCCGCACTGCAGCGCATCCTGGGTCCCGCCGCCGAGGACGACGACGGGAGCGCAACACGCGAGGAGCCGAGCCCTCTGCCGGAAGCCGGCCCCGTCGCCTGCGACAGCACGGGCTACGCCGACGCATCGGGGGCGGCGAACCTGCGCGGGGCGCACCTGGCCGCGGCGAACCTCAAGAAGGCGGAGCTCCGCTATGCGGACCCGTGCGGAGCGGACCTGAGCAACGCGGACCTCACCGGCGCCTTCCTCGACCACGCGGACCTGGCCGGGGCGAACCTGTCGGGAGCGAAGCTCGACGGGATCGACTCCTATCGCGCACGCGGGTTCATGCCCGAGCGGCGCGACCGTCCTTGCCGGCCGTGGATCGAAGAGTTCCACTGGCGGTGAACAATCCCGGATCCGGGTCAGCGGAACTCGTGTACCACCTGGATCTCGCCGACCAAGTGGGCGTTGAAGTCGTCCAGTTCCTCGGCCGGAACCCACAGCTCGAGGATCGTGCGCCCCCCGGCCTGCTGAACGGGGTAGCGGCTCAAGAACTCCGACTCCACCTCGAACCGGGTGACGAAGCCGACGCCGCTGTGCTTCACGTTCCAGTCCCTCGCGATCTTGATCGCATACTCCTCGTTGAGGACCGGGTAGAAGATCGGCTGCTCGGGAAGGCGCGGCGGCCAAGCACGCCAGTTCAGCTCGCGGACCAGGTCCAGCTCCTGGGGGCCGGTGGGCCGCCATAGGGTCGTCGTCGGTCGCAGGACGGTCATGTGCGTCGCTCTCTGAGTGCGGGAAGCCGCTGGTACGGCTGGTCTGCGACCGGACGATACCGGCGCCCGGACTTCAGCGGCCACGCGGTTTCCGCGCCCCGGTTCGCACGGCCCGGACGGGGCGCGTGCAACACGTTCAACAGCGGACCCCTGCCGCGGCCGTTGCCCTCCACCCTCCCGCCCGGTTAGTACGCCCGGGGACGTTTGCGGAGCCTCGGCCGTCAGCAGTGCGGCAGCAGCGGGCCGGCCGTGCGTCTGCCGTCCGTCACGCGTCCGTCAGCAAGGCGCCTGGATGGCCGTACCGAGTTCAGCCTTTGGGGCGAATCCCTGATGGGCTAGCGGCCGTAACGTTTCTTCCTTCACGCCGCTGAGCTGCGGGAATCGCGGCGAACCCGTCGGCCAGCACATCTGTTCTGCGCCGCCTCCGCGCCCGCCGTGATCTTGACGCGCCCTACAGTCATGCCGCTCCCCCGAGATCCTCCTGAGAGACGTGCGTGACTTCCCCCTTGCCTTGCACAGAAGACCAGTTGACGCCCTCGGCCGGCCGGGCCGCGCCGCCCGCGGCGGTGCTCCAAGGCATCGCCGGATACGTCCCGTCGGGCGTGGTCGCCAACGCCGGACTCCCCGCGGCCTGGGGCATCGACGACGCCTGGGTGCACCGCCGCACCGGGATCCGCGAGCGGCGCCGGGCCGCACCCGGCGTCTCCACCGGCGAGCTCGCCCTCGAAGCCGGGCGCCGGGCACTGGCCGTGGCGGGGGGCGCTCCCGTGGACACCGTGCTCGTGGCGACCTCCACTCCGGACCGGCCGATGCCCGCCATGGCCCCGCAGCTCGCGACCCGCCTCGGTCTCGGCGGCGCGGCGGCCTGGGACGTGAGCGCCGCCTGCAGCGGGTTCCTGTACGGGCTGGCCACGGCGGCCGGCGCGCTGCTGTCCGGCTGCGCCGACCGGGTCCTGCTCGTCGCGGCCGACGTGTACTCCACCCTCCTCGACCCCGAGGACCGCTCCGCCGGGATCGTCTTCGGCGACGGCGCCGGGGCGGTGGTGCTGCGCCGGGGCCGGTACGGGGAGCCCGGCAGCATCCTCGCCTTCGACCTCGGCAGCGACGGTTCGGGCGACGAGCTGATCGAGGTGCGCGGCGGCGGAGCGCGGGAGCGTTCGGCCCCGGAGGCCTACGGCCCCGGCGACCGGCACTTCCGGATGCGGGGCCGCGAGGTGTTCCAGCACGCCGTGATCCGGATGACGCAGTCCTCGCAGACCGTGATGAAGCACGCGGGCTGGTCGCCCGAGGACGTGGACCGCTTCTGCGCCCACCAGGCCAACGCCCGCATCGTGACCGCCGTCGCGGAGCGCGTTCCGGTCCCGGGACCGCGCCGGGTGACCAACATCGAGCGGGTCGGGAACACGGGGGCGGCGTCCATCCCGCTCGCCCTCGCCGACGCCGCCTCGCGCGGTGAACTGCACGCCGGGGAAAGGGTGTTGCTCACCACTTTCGGCGCCGGACTCACCTGGGGGTCCGCGGCCGTGCTCTGGCCGCGGCTCGACCGCACGGTGCCCGGCATCGAACCCGCGCCCTGACCCCGAGGCGCCCGCGGTCCTCCCCCTTGACCTTCCCCGCGACCTTCCCGGCCGCTGCGCCTCCGCCGGCCGACCGACCGCGCCGACCGGGCTCGTAGAACCGCGCCCGTCGAACCGGCTCGTCGAACCGGGCTCGACCAGCCCGCGCCCCCACCTACCCGATCGCCGATCCCCCCTGTCCCGAAAGGACCCACCGCCATGCCCCCTGTCCCGAAAGGACCCACCGCCATGCCCCCTGTCCAGAACGTCGTCACCACCGTGCTCACCGAGAAGTTCGAGGTCGCCCCCGAGAGCGTCCTGCCCGACGCCACCCTCGAGAGCCTCGACCTCGACTCCCTCGCCCTCGCCGAACTGGCCCTCGCCCTACAGGAGGAGCTCGGCGTCAAGGTCGAGGAGCACGAGGCCGCCAAGCGCACCACCATCGCCGAGCTCGTCGCCGTCCTCCACTCCAAGCGGACCGCGCAGGACGCCCGGTGACGGCTCCCCCGCACCGGCGCGCCGCCGTCGCCGTCACCGGTCTGGGGATGCTCACCCCGGCCGGGATCGGCCGGGAGGCCACCTGGGCCGGCGTACGGCGGGCCCGCTCGACGGCGGCCACCGATCCCGAGCTCAAGGGCTGCCCGGTCGACATCTCCTGCCGGATCCCCGCCATGTCCCCCGAGCAGGGGCGCATCGGCGGCGGCAAGGCCTGGCGGATGGGCCGCTTCACACAGCTCGCGGTCCTGGCCGCCCGGGAAGCCGTGGCCGATGCCGGGCTCGACCCCGCCTCCTGGGACGGTGCCCGCGTCGCCGTGGTCATCGGCTCCGGACTGGCCGGTGCCGCCCACCTGGAAACCCAGACGCTGCGCCACCACCAGGGCGGGCCCGACCTGGTCTCGCCCGCCCTCGTCCCGATGCTCATCTCCAACATGGCCTGCGGCGAGGTGTCCGCCGACCTCGGAGCCCACGGGCCCTCCCTGGCCACCGAGACGGCCTGCGCCTCCGGTGCCACGGCTCTGGCCGTCGCCCGCGACCTGCTGCTCTCCGGCGCCTGCGACATCGCGCTGGCGGGGGGTGCGGAGGCCGCCGTGACCCCCGTCGTCACCACCGGCTTCGCCCGGATGGGCGCGCTG harbors:
- a CDS encoding MFS transporter yields the protein MDGDLRGWRACFLSGAVFAVCMAGTTLPTPLYGLYQEKFGFSELTVTVVYAVYAFGVIGVLLLAGNVSDAVGRRPVLLAGLGLAAASAVCFLCADGMPWLYAGRLLSGLSAGLFTGAATAYVMELAPAGGASRATFVATAANMGGLGCGPLLAGVLAQYAPWPLYLPFAVHIALVAGSAAVLLRLPETVRELRPLSTVRPQRPGLPPQVRAVFGPAAIASFVGFALFGVFTSVSPAFLAQSLDVHNHAVSGLVVAMAFFASTAGQLAVGRVGVGRSLPLGCAGLFAGLALLAGALWRDLLPLVVLSAVVGGLGQGLAFRGALSAVAAASPADRRASVISTLFVVAYTGISVPVIGVGLLVGPLGLEGAGLVFIACMAVLVASAALYLLRRPVRAAGI
- a CDS encoding pentapeptide repeat-containing protein, translated to MRGAHLAAANLKKAELRYADPCGADLSNADLTGAFLDHADLAGANLSGAKLDGIDSYRARGFMPERRDRPCRPWIEEFHWR
- a CDS encoding beta-ketoacyl-ACP synthase 3; translation: MTPSAGRAAPPAAVLQGIAGYVPSGVVANAGLPAAWGIDDAWVHRRTGIRERRRAAPGVSTGELALEAGRRALAVAGGAPVDTVLVATSTPDRPMPAMAPQLATRLGLGGAAAWDVSAACSGFLYGLATAAGALLSGCADRVLLVAADVYSTLLDPEDRSAGIVFGDGAGAVVLRRGRYGEPGSILAFDLGSDGSGDELIEVRGGGARERSAPEAYGPGDRHFRMRGREVFQHAVIRMTQSSQTVMKHAGWSPEDVDRFCAHQANARIVTAVAERVPVPGPRRVTNIERVGNTGAASIPLALADAASRGELHAGERVLLTTFGAGLTWGSAAVLWPRLDRTVPGIEPAP
- a CDS encoding phosphopantetheine-binding protein; this encodes MPPVQNVVTTVLTEKFEVAPESVLPDATLESLDLDSLALAELALALQEELGVKVEEHEAAKRTTIAELVAVLHSKRTAQDAR